CATCGCCCGGCTCAACCCTCCGCGGAAAACCGACGCCCCGCCCCTGGAGTTCCGACGCCGACCACACCTGTGAAATCGGCATGCTAGACTCAGGACACGAGGACCAACAACGGGACTTCCTCAGGGGGAGTTCAGGAGTCGTCGCCCGGCGAGGTCGCCGCCCGCAAGATCGGCCCCGACGGCGCATCTTTTGCATTCGACTAGGAAGCCTTGGGGATTTAGGGGATATGTTTTCTCGAAAATCCCTGAGGAAATGCTGGACTCGGCTTCGAGGTCGATATATTCTACTGAAAATTCGCAAAACGCCCAGAGCACGCAGTCGGTGATCTAGTATAGTTGCGTAAGCTCGGTCGCCCTTGCGGTGTTCCGAGGCGTCAGCGGGTCTTCAGCACCTTTTGATCCGGTTTCCGTGGAGATAGCAACAATGCTTCGCACTTCGTTGTTCGGCGCGGCCGTGGCCCTTGCGGCTACGTCGGCCTTCGCCCAGGCCCCTTCCAAGCAGGTGCCGACTTCGGTGGCCCCGGTGGCGCAGGCCCCGGCCGCCCCCGCCAAGTACGCCCCGGCCGCCGTGGCTCCCGTCGCGCAGGCCCCGGCCGCTCCCGCCAAGTACACGCCGGCCGCCGTCGCCCCCATGGCGCAGGCCCCGGCCGCCCCGGCCAAGTGGACGCCCGCCCCCGTGGCTCCCGTCGCGCAGGCCCCGGCCGCCCCCGCCAAGTACGCCCCGGCCGCCGTCGCCCCGGTCGCGCAGGCCCCGGCCGCTCCCGCCAAGTACGCCCCGGCCGCTGTCGCCCCCGTGGCGCAGGCCCCGGCCGCCCCGGCCAAGTACGCCCCGGCCGCGGTGGCTCCCGTCGCCCAGGCCCCGACCGTCCCGGGCAAGTACGCCCCGGCCGCCGTCTCGCCGGCCGGCCAGGCCCCGACCGTCCCGGGCAAGTACGCCCCGGCCGTCGCCCCGGCCCCCCAGGGTGAAGTCGCCGCTCCGGCCGCTCCCGCCCCGGCCCCGGCCGCTCCCGCGGCCCCGGCCGCCTCGGACGAGCCTCCTCCGGCTCCGGCCGCCCCTGCGGTCCCGACCCCCCCGGTCCCCACGCCCGAAGCCCCCAAGGCCTGAGCGAGCGGATCTCCACGAAGCGCTTTCGTCCCCGACCCTCATGGTCGGGGATTTTTTTTGCGCGCTGCCGTCAAGGAATTCGGCGATTCCCAGGACGGGACCATCGTGGACGACGCCGCCTCGAGGACGGGGGACCTCGCCCGACTGGTCAACGCCGCCGCCGGCCCCCTAGAATGGACGGGCGGCGGGGGACGACGCTTTCATCTCGATCCTGTCGAGTCCACTTCATGAGGCTCCGCGAGCTGCCGCTGAGGATCCTGGAACGCGTCGGCCGCGCGCCCCTGGCGTGGGAGGGGCGGGACATCGATCCCGGCACCCTGCGGTCGGTCCCGTCGTGGGGAGTGAGCTTGCTCCTGCACGCGTTCGCCCTGCTCCTGCTGGCCTTCCTGATCCAGCACGGACGGGTGGTCGTGCCCGAGCGGACGTTCACGGCCGAGCTGCCGCCGGGCGAGATCGCCGACCTGACGTCGCTGGTCGAGGCCGACCGCTCGGGCGACCCGTTCACCGACCGCGACGACCCCAATCCGCCGTCGATGAGCCTGGGCCCGGCCGACCCGGCGATGAAGCTGGCGAACCAGCCCGAGATCCCCGGCCTGGTCGCCTTCGCCCCCGACCCGGCGGGGCCCGCGCCGAAACGCGACCTCGCGTCCTCGCTGATGGGCACCGCGCCGCTGGCCGGGCTGGCCGCGAACGTGCAGGCGCCGTTCTCGGGACGGTCGGGCCTCGGCCGCGCCGAGCTGGTGCGCCGCGAGGGGGGGACGGTCCATTCCGAGAAGTCCGTCGAGGACGGCCTGGCCTGGATCGTCCGGCACCAGAAGTCCGACGGCTCCTGGGTGCTCAACGTCAACGACGTCTGCCAGACCTGCCCGGCCCAGCAGACCGTGATCTCGCAGACCGGCGCGACCGGGCTGGCCCTGCTGCCGCTCCTGGGCGCCGGCTACAGCCACACGGTCAAGAGCCGGCACCAGGCCTCGGTGCGCCGGGGGCTGGAATGGCTCTGCGCCAACCAGCAGGAGAACGGCGACCTGCACGTGGGCGGGACGGGGATCAGCTACCTGTACAGCCACGCGATCGCCGCGATGGCCCTCTGCGAGGCCTACGGCGTGTCGCGCGACCCCCAGCTCCAGGAGCCGGCCCGGCGCGCCATCGCGTTCATCGCCGAGGCCCAGGATCCCGAGACCGGCGGCTGGCGTTACCGGCCGGGCCAGGCCGGCGACACGTCGGTCTTCGGCTGGAACATCTTCGCCCTCCGCAGCGCCAACCTCGCCGGGCTGAAGGTCCCCAATCAGACCCTGCGCGGCTGCAACGACTACCTGAACCTGGCGTCGGTCGACGGCAAGAAGGTGATGTACGCCTACCAGCCCAACCGCGAAGCCTCGCCCGTGATGACGGCCGAGGCCCTCGTCGGCCGCCAGCTCATGGGCTGGTCCCGCGAGCACCCCTCGCTGATCAAGGGGGCCGGCCGGGTCGCCGCCCACCTGGAGAAGTCCGAGGACCGGAACATCTACTACTGGTACTACGCCACCCAGCTCCTGCACAACATGCGGAACAAGGACTGGGAGCGCTGGAACCCCCACGTCCGCGAGGCCCTGATCCGCACCCAGATCCACGACGACGGCTGCCCCAACGGCAGCTGGGACCCGGCCTTCCCCAGCCAGGACCGCTGGGGGGCCACCGGCGGCCGACTCTTCCAGACGTCGCTCTCGATCCTGACCCTGGAGGTCTACTACCGCTACCTCCCCCTCTACCGCACCGCCGACGAGGAGAGCATGGACGAGCCCCCGCCCCCCCTGCCGCTCCCGGCCGAAGCCGAGGCGAAGGCGGAGAAGAAGATCTGAGAGATCGTCCCTGAAAGTCGAGAGGAGCGGCCTTCCGACGCCTTCTTCCTCGCGAGGGAAGGCAGACCTCGCAGGGGTCGGATGAGGGGGAGGCCGCGCCAGGCCCGTTCGGAATTCCACGGCAGACCGGAAAATTTACAGCGACGGCTCTCGTGCCCGTCACCCCCTCATCCGGCCCTTCGGGCCACCTCCCCCCGCGAGGGGGAAAGTCGTCGTTCGGCGGCGTGGACGAACGTTTGGAACAGTCGTCCGATCACTTCCCCTGGAACAGCAGCGGGGCGAACTCGACCAGGTAGTCGCGCCAGTTGAGCCAGGTGTGGCCGCCGACGGTGTCGCGGGAGACGACGTCGATCTGGTGGCGTTTGAGCATCTCGACGGTCGCCTGCGAGGTCTTCAGCAGGAAGTCGTCCTTGCCGCAGCCGAACCACACGAGGCGCAGGCCCTTCTTCAGCTCGGCGTCGTCGAGGGTCGACTTGTGGGCGTCCTCCCAGCGCGTGTCCGGGGCGCCGCCGTTCGGGCCGCCGGTGATCCCGAAGACGCCCGAGCTGAACACGCCGACGGCCCCGTACTCGTCGAGATGGCCGAACGCGACGTTGAGCGTCTGGGCCCCGCCCATCGACAGGCCGGCGATCGCGCGGTGCTCGCGGTCGGCGATCACGCGGTAGTTGGTCTCGATGTAGGGCTTCAGGTCCTTGACGAAGTCCTGCTCGAACTGGGCCATCTGGGTCTCGAACGAGACGCCGCCCGCGCCCCCGAAGCGGAAGGGGCCGGTGTGGCCGGCGGGCATGACGACGATCATCGGCCGGGCCTTGCCGGCGGCGATCAGGTTGTCCAGGATGAAGCCGGCCCGGCCGATGGTGCTCCACGAGGCGTCGCTGTCGGTCGCGCCATGCAGCAGGTAGAAGACCGGGAACCGGCCCTCGCCCTTCTCGTAGCCCGGCGGCGTGTAGACGTGCATCCGCCGGGGCCGCTGGAGCGTCTGCGACGGATAGACGACCTCGGCCACCGCCCCGTGGGGGACGTCCTTCGCGTCGGAGGTCTCCGAGCCCGGCACGTACACCAGGCTGAAGGTGTTGTTGTTGGCCTCGCTGGTCGCGGGGTTGCGGGGGTCGATGACCGCCAGGCCGTCGACGTTGAAGCTGTACCGATACGCGCCGGGGACGACGGGGCCGACCGTCGCCTCCCACACCCCCTCGTCGGACTTCGTCATGTCCAGCCCCCGGCCGGCGTCGGGGAGGTCGCTGCTGGAGAGCTGGACCTTCTCGGCCTTCGGCGCGTGGATCCGGAACGAGACCTTCTTCTCGGCCGTGACCTCGGGCGAGGCGAACGCGGGAGGACGCGGCGGCCGGTCCTGGGCCGAGGCCGCGGGCGACGTCAGGGCCGAGAGACCGGCGAGGACGGACAGGATCGCGATCGGCCTCATGACGAAACTCCTCGGTGGATCAAGCGTGGGGACCCGGCAGGGAGGGCGCGAAGGGACGAACGGGCGACGCGCGTCGACCGCGAAGGCCTCCGACTCGCCCGGCCCATCTCGTCACTTCGCGTCGGGGTTGAACTGGCGGAGCGGCATCGGCTTGTAGACGACGAGCTGGGCCACGCGGAGGCCGCGGAGGCGGGCCTCGATCGGCATCAGGTAGGCGTAGTCGCCCTTGCGGATGTAGCGCGAGCTGCCGCGGGTGATCTGGGTGACGGTGATGCCGCCGGCGTCCTCGGGAAGGACCGTGGCCATGTTGTTGCCGGGGATCGCCAGCTGCAGCGGCTGGGGGAAGGCCAACGCGCCGACGACGTGCAGCCGGGCGGGGTTCCCCTGGATGCCGGGGGGGATCGGGTAGGCCCAGCCGTAGAGCAGGTTCTGGCCGCCGTAGTCCCAGGCGTTCATGAAGCGGTTGAAGCCGGGGTCGATCGTGGTCACCGCCATGTTGTTGGGCAGGACCTCGGCGTAGGTCGGCGAGACGAGGGTGCGGTCGGCCCCCTCGAAGTAGTCGACGTGGTTCGTGCGGATGATGTTCGAGCCGGGGCTGAAGCCGATCGCCTCGACGTAGGCGTCCTGCGAGATCAGGTCGATGCGGCCGGGCCAGCGGATCAGGAACTCCTGCACGTCCTCGGTCGCGATCGGGAACTGCTGGCCCGAGTGGTTCTGCAGGACGATCCAGCGCTCGGTGGCGTTGATGATCTCGCCCCAGGCCCCCTCGGGCGGGGCCGGCGGGATGCCCTGCGGGGGGCGGCCGGCCGCCGCGCCTTCGGCCGCCTCCTGGAGCGGGTCGTTCGGCACCTGGAGCGGGTCGTTCTGCACGGCGTCCTGGGCGGACGCGACGTCGAGGCCCGCCGCGAAGGCGGCGACGAGGCCCATCCAGGCGGCGATCCGGAGTCGTCCGGCGCGGAATCGTCTCATCCTGCTCATGGTCGTCGCCCCCGCGGACCGACCCGGGCCGCCGCGCCGATCGGCCGGCGCGCGGGGACGGGCCCCTTTCCCATCACAATAGCCCCCCGGCGGGGGCCCGATCAACGCGTGAGGCGTTGGATTTTCGAAGCTCGCGGCGGAATCCGCGAAGACTCGCCGGGAACCTTCCCCGATTTCGAACGTAGTCTCTTGTAGAATATCGGCGGCGGGCGGTCGCGGACTTCGGGGATGCGCCCTCGCGCGGCCGGGTCGCCGGGTTTTCCTTTACGCACGCATGCATCGGCCTTAAGCTGGTCGCGTCCCGCGACGCGGCCGGAAATGGCGGCGCGGCGGGCGGAAACTTCACCGTCGAGGGAACGGTCGTCGCGATGAAATCCGACCCCCAGCGAGCCGAAGTCGAGCGGACCTCCGCCTGGCCCGAGACGTCGAAGGTCGCCGCCCGCGACCTGACCGGCCTGGTCCTGGGCGATTTCCGGGTCCAGCGCCTGCTCGGCCGCGGCGGGATGGGCGAGGTCTACCTGGCCGAGCAGATCAGCCTCAAGCGGCCCGTCGCCCTCAAGGTCCTGCTCCCCGAGTGGATCAACCGCCCTGCTTACTTGAGCCGGTTCGCCGTCGAGGCGATGGCCGTGGCCAAGTTGAACCACGCCAACATCGTCCAGGTCTACGCGCTGGGCGAGGCCGAGGGCATCCATTACATCGCGATGGAGTACGTGGAGGGGACGAACCTCCGCGAGTTCCTGATCCGCAAGGGGTCGCTCGACCTCCCCCTGGGGCTCTCGATCATGCGGCAGTCGGCCGCGGCCATCGGCGCGGCCGGCGAGGTGGGGCTGATCCACCGCGACGTGAAGCCCGAGAACCTGCTGCTGACGCGCAAGGGGCGGATCAAGGTCGCCGACTTCGGCCTCTGCCGCGACATGGAGTCGGACCGCCACCACGTCACCCAGCAGGGGACGACGATGGGGACGCCCCTGTACATGAGCCCGGAGCAGGCCCAGGGGCACGCGATGGACCATCGCAGCGACCTGTACTCGCTGGGCGTGACCTACTACCACATGCTGGTCGGCGAGCCCCCCTTCCGGGCCGACTCCGCCCTGGCGCTGGCCCTGAAGCACGTCCGCGAGCAGCCCGCGAGCATGCGCGTCCGGCGGCCCGACATCCCGGTCGAGCTCGACCGCCTGGTCCTGAAGCTGATGGCGAAGAAGGCCGAGGACCGCTACCAGTCGGCGGCCGAGATGCTGGCGGACCTGGCCAAGATCCGCAACCTGATGACGACCGTCGCGGGGGCGACGGCCGTCGACTTCGCGACCTTGCCGTCCACGCCTTCGGTCCTGCTGGGGACGGCGGCGGCGGCCGCGGCGGCGAACCCGTCGGGCCTGGCCTCGCTCTCGGGCGTGGAGGCGGCCCCGTCGTCGCGCGGCCTGGACGTCGCCGCCTTTTTGAGCTCCCTGTCGGCCGGCGGCTCGACCTGGTTCCGGCCCCGCCTCCTGGTCGCGCTGGGGCTCCTGGGCGCGGCGGTCGGGGCGTTCGCGGGCTGGCGGGCGAGGGTCGACGAGCGGGCGGCGGAGCGGGGCCGACTGGCGGCGACGGCGCCCGCGCTGGGGCTCGGCCCTCGCTGGGCGACGGCCCCGAGGCAGGAGAACGCCGAGGGCCAGTACCGCTACGCCCAGCTCGTCGCCCCCCCGGGCCGCCTCGCCGCCGCCTG
The DNA window shown above is from Paludisphaera mucosa and carries:
- a CDS encoding prenyltransferase/squalene oxidase repeat-containing protein → MRLRELPLRILERVGRAPLAWEGRDIDPGTLRSVPSWGVSLLLHAFALLLLAFLIQHGRVVVPERTFTAELPPGEIADLTSLVEADRSGDPFTDRDDPNPPSMSLGPADPAMKLANQPEIPGLVAFAPDPAGPAPKRDLASSLMGTAPLAGLAANVQAPFSGRSGLGRAELVRREGGTVHSEKSVEDGLAWIVRHQKSDGSWVLNVNDVCQTCPAQQTVISQTGATGLALLPLLGAGYSHTVKSRHQASVRRGLEWLCANQQENGDLHVGGTGISYLYSHAIAAMALCEAYGVSRDPQLQEPARRAIAFIAEAQDPETGGWRYRPGQAGDTSVFGWNIFALRSANLAGLKVPNQTLRGCNDYLNLASVDGKKVMYAYQPNREASPVMTAEALVGRQLMGWSREHPSLIKGAGRVAAHLEKSEDRNIYYWYYATQLLHNMRNKDWERWNPHVREALIRTQIHDDGCPNGSWDPAFPSQDRWGATGGRLFQTSLSILTLEVYYRYLPLYRTADEESMDEPPPPLPLPAEAEAKAEKKI
- a CDS encoding alpha/beta hydrolase codes for the protein MRPIAILSVLAGLSALTSPAASAQDRPPRPPAFASPEVTAEKKVSFRIHAPKAEKVQLSSSDLPDAGRGLDMTKSDEGVWEATVGPVVPGAYRYSFNVDGLAVIDPRNPATSEANNNTFSLVYVPGSETSDAKDVPHGAVAEVVYPSQTLQRPRRMHVYTPPGYEKGEGRFPVFYLLHGATDSDASWSTIGRAGFILDNLIAAGKARPMIVVMPAGHTGPFRFGGAGGVSFETQMAQFEQDFVKDLKPYIETNYRVIADREHRAIAGLSMGGAQTLNVAFGHLDEYGAVGVFSSGVFGITGGPNGGAPDTRWEDAHKSTLDDAELKKGLRLVWFGCGKDDFLLKTSQATVEMLKRHQIDVVSRDTVGGHTWLNWRDYLVEFAPLLFQGK
- a CDS encoding serine/threonine-protein kinase, which encodes MKSDPQRAEVERTSAWPETSKVAARDLTGLVLGDFRVQRLLGRGGMGEVYLAEQISLKRPVALKVLLPEWINRPAYLSRFAVEAMAVAKLNHANIVQVYALGEAEGIHYIAMEYVEGTNLREFLIRKGSLDLPLGLSIMRQSAAAIGAAGEVGLIHRDVKPENLLLTRKGRIKVADFGLCRDMESDRHHVTQQGTTMGTPLYMSPEQAQGHAMDHRSDLYSLGVTYYHMLVGEPPFRADSALALALKHVREQPASMRVRRPDIPVELDRLVLKLMAKKAEDRYQSAAEMLADLAKIRNLMTTVAGATAVDFATLPSTPSVLLGTAAAAAAANPSGLASLSGVEAAPSSRGLDVAAFLSSLSAGGSTWFRPRLLVALGLLGAAVGAFAGWRARVDERAAERGRLAATAPALGLGPRWATAPRQENAEGQYRYAQLVAPPGRLAAAWLAVPAYFPESYEWASAAYLQLGRVLYRERDADRVPGLAQAIRSWRARQTRDEQLADVLETAGDLLRRDVDGVIGRLGRVVDSKQRPLSDPGLVDFCVEIVADALRVIDQPGATGAAAQRPALAALRGRLLLLRNRVLTADLAVR